A single window of Pieris napi chromosome 8, ilPieNapi1.2, whole genome shotgun sequence DNA harbors:
- the LOC125051888 gene encoding aryl hydrocarbon receptor, with translation MHKEKEDLHAHRRDHYDHIMPDGEMFLQALNGFLMILTCEGEVFFATHSIESYLGFHQSDIVHQSVYELVHSEDREELQRQLLWNSFLQPEVNNLTLQDVLRPERAHLLERSFTVRFRCLLDNTSGFLRLDIRGRIKVLHGQNKKTEDPPLALFAICAPFGPPSLLEIPQKEVMFKSKHKLDLALVSMDQRGKMLLGYTDAELANMGGYDLVHYDDLAYVASAHQELLKTGASGMIAYRFQTKDGQWQWLQTSSRLVYKNSKPDFVISTHRPLMEEEGRDLLGKRTMDFKVSYLDTGLTSLYFSETEQLSNESTVTTPPRAARRYKTQLRDFLSTCRNKRRVPTTPAPPPVDYLAADAVAAYTNLNGAYTAPYGEYPPAPTLHYAPPLDDRFLSADNLFHQYKPLSYHYTPYTPNGFLEPPGYDVTTYRPPSREYTYVDSTGRYMSPVTGERRSPSVVPGPSPGGSSGSTEQERMQSAPEMPRQTVLMWGAGGAAQEVPVEYSPPQVWRYPSHYHTAEATQ, from the exons ATGCACAAGGAGAAGGAGGATCTTCACGCACACAGACGGGATCATTATGACCACATCATGCCAGACGGGGAGATGTTTCTGCAG gCACTCAACGGCTTCCTTATGATCCTGACGTGTGAGGGTGAGGTGTTCTTTGCGACGCACAGCATCGAGAGCTATTTAGGATTCCATCAg TCAGATATTGTCCACCAATCGGTGTACGAGTTGGTACATTCCGAAGATCGGGAAGAGCTTCAGAGGCAGCTCTTATGGAATTCTTTTCTTCAGCCGGAAGTCAATAATCTGACCCTTCAAGACGTCTTGAGGCCTGAAAGGGCTCATCTACTTGAAAGAAGTTTTACAGTGCGGTTTAGGTGTTTACTGGATAATACGAGTGGATTTCtt AGGTTAGATATCCGAGGAAGAATAAAGGTACTGCATGGTCAGAATAAAAAAACTGAAGACCCGCCATTAGCACTATTCGCAATATGCGCACCGTTCGGACCTCCAAGTTTACTCGAAATACCACAAAAAGAAGTCATGTTTAAGAGCAAACATAAGTTAGATCTCGCTTTAGTTTCAATGGATCAAAG AGGGAAAATGCTTCTAGGATACACAGATGCCGAGCTTGCAAATATGGGTGGTTATGACTTAGTACATTACGACGACCTGGCTTACGTTGCGAGTGCGCATCAAGAAT TATTAAAAACCGGAGCATCAGGCATGATCGCGTACAGGTTTCAGACGAAAGATGGTCAGTGGCAATGGCTGCAGACGTCTTCACGTCTTGTATATAAGAACTCGAAACCGGATTTTGTTATCAGCACGCATAGGCCTTTAAT gGAGGAGGAAGGTCGAGATCTCTTGGGCAAACGTACTATGGACTTTAAAGTGAGCTACCTAGATACTGGTCTGACCAGTCTCTATTTCTCTGAAACCGAACAACTCTCCAACGAGTCCACTGTAACGACGCCACCGCGCGCCGCTCGCCGATACAAAACCCAGCTCCGAGATTTCCTTTCCACCTGCAGAAATAAACGGCGGGTTCCTACCACGCCGGCCCCGCCACCTGTAGACTATCTCGCAGCCGATGCGGTAGCGGCCTATACGAACCTGAACGGGGCCTACACGGCCCCTTACGGGGAGTACCCGCCGGCGCCGACCCTCCACTACGCCCCTCCCTTAGACGACAGGTTCCTCTCAGCCGACAACCTCTTCCACCAATACAAACCTCTATCCTACCACTATACACCTTACACCCCCAACGGTTTCCTTGAACCTCCAGGGTACGACGTGACCACGTACCGACCTCCATCAAGGGAATACACGTACGTGGATAGCACCGGGCGGTATATGAGTCCCGTGACCGGTGAGCGGCGGTCTCCCAGCGTCGTTCCGGGACCGAGTCCGGGAGGTTCCAGCGGGTCCACAGAGCAGGAGAGGATGCAGTCAGCCCCCGAGATGCCCCGGCAGACGGTGTTGATGTGGGGAGCCGGTGGGGCAGCTCAAGAAGTCCCGGTGGAGTACTCCCCACCCCAGGTCTGGCGTTATCCATCCCACTACCACACAGCTGAGGCCACGCAGTGA